Proteins encoded within one genomic window of Anaerolineales bacterium:
- a CDS encoding GntR family transcriptional regulator has translation MSIDFRSKIPIYIQIVEQVKQQVAASGLQPGEQLPTVRQLAADLRVNFNTIARAYRLLDEAGLISTQQGRGTYVVGTPPDTITGALRLETLRTLARLYLTDAARLGLTPDEVASVTIESIERWRQLGIPPAEADPA, from the coding sequence ATGTCGATTGACTTTCGCTCCAAGATCCCGATCTACATCCAAATCGTGGAGCAGGTCAAACAGCAGGTGGCGGCGAGTGGGCTGCAGCCGGGCGAACAACTGCCGACCGTGCGCCAGCTGGCGGCCGATCTGCGAGTGAACTTCAACACCATTGCCCGCGCCTATCGTCTGCTGGATGAAGCCGGGCTGATCTCCACCCAGCAGGGGCGGGGGACTTACGTGGTGGGAACCCCGCCGGACACCATCACTGGCGCGCTGCGCCTTGAGACGCTGCGCACCCTGGCCCGCTTGTATCTGACCGATGCCGCCCGTCTGGGCTTGACGCCGGACGAGGTCGCCTCCGTCACGATCGAGAGTATCGAACGCTGGCGGCAGCTGGGCATTCCTCCAGCCGAAGCCGATCCAGCCTAG
- a CDS encoding slipin family protein has product MARRETTPNQSPPAQAPNRVSSIGLTAFFVMIGVYIVVLILLMQQGASAWLIAGVSALLFGLAVYFLLAIKIAAQWEKAVVLRLGRFRGLRGPGLFWIVPIVDAVTSWIDHRVIVTRFIAEKTLTKDTVPVDVDAVLFWLVWDAEKAALEVEDYQAAIAWAAQTALREVIGQMELADILVGRAMMDKDLQRIIDERTTPWGITVQSVEIRDIVIPQALEDAMSRQAQAERERQARVILGESEKQIASSFAKAAESYVDNPTALHLRAMNMLYEGLKEKGALVIVPSTAVETMGLGGLSGLVSLAGTRPPKE; this is encoded by the coding sequence ATGGCCCGCAGAGAGACAACCCCCAATCAGTCGCCTCCGGCGCAAGCCCCCAACCGCGTCTCAAGCATTGGCCTGACGGCCTTCTTCGTGATGATCGGCGTGTATATCGTCGTCCTGATCCTGCTGATGCAGCAGGGGGCGAGCGCCTGGTTGATCGCCGGGGTCTCGGCACTGCTGTTCGGCCTGGCGGTCTACTTCCTGCTGGCGATCAAGATTGCAGCCCAATGGGAGAAAGCGGTCGTGTTGCGCCTGGGGCGCTTCCGCGGCCTGCGCGGCCCGGGGCTATTCTGGATCGTGCCGATCGTCGACGCGGTGACCTCGTGGATCGACCACCGGGTGATCGTCACCCGCTTTATCGCCGAGAAGACGCTCACCAAGGACACCGTGCCGGTCGATGTCGACGCGGTTCTGTTCTGGCTGGTGTGGGACGCGGAGAAGGCGGCGTTGGAGGTCGAGGACTACCAGGCGGCAATCGCCTGGGCGGCTCAGACGGCGCTGCGCGAGGTGATCGGCCAGATGGAATTGGCCGATATCCTGGTCGGCCGGGCGATGATGGACAAGGACCTGCAGCGAATCATCGACGAGCGCACCACGCCCTGGGGGATCACAGTGCAATCGGTTGAGATCCGCGACATCGTCATCCCGCAGGCGCTGGAAGACGCCATGAGCCGTCAGGCCCAGGCCGAGCGCGAGCGCCAGGCACGGGTGATCCTGGGGGAATCGGAGAAACAGATCGCGTCCTCGTTTGCTAAGGCAGCTGAGAGCTATGTCGACAATCCGACGGCTCTCCACCTACGGGCGATGAACATGCTGTACGAGGGTCTGAAGGAGAAGGGGGCACTGGTGATCGTGCCCTCGACTGCCGTCGAGACCATGGGCCTGGGCGGGCTATCCGGCTTGGTGTCGCTGGCGGGCACCCGGCCCCCGAAGGAATAG
- the pdxT gene encoding pyridoxal 5'-phosphate synthase glutaminase subunit PdxT — MRIGVLALQGDFAEHAAVLRRLGVETHEVRLPTDLESLDGLIIPGGESTTIGKLATRFDLMEPLRAFGAGRGIWGTCAGAILLSREVHRDQPLLGLMDISVQRNAFGRQVASFEADLTVLALPDPTRPFHAVFIRAPIIEDIGSQVEILASLPPAAPGGQPVIVAARQGRWLATAFHPELTGDDRFHDYFCRQVAG, encoded by the coding sequence ATGAGGATTGGCGTGCTGGCCCTGCAGGGCGACTTCGCCGAACATGCTGCCGTCCTTCGGCGCCTCGGGGTCGAGACTCACGAGGTCCGACTCCCCACAGACCTGGAGAGCCTCGACGGCCTGATCATCCCCGGCGGCGAGTCGACCACCATCGGCAAGCTGGCCACTCGCTTCGATCTGATGGAGCCGCTGCGAGCCTTCGGGGCCGGGCGGGGTATCTGGGGGACCTGCGCCGGCGCTATCTTGCTGTCGCGCGAGGTTCATCGAGACCAGCCCTTGTTGGGGCTAATGGATATCAGCGTGCAGCGCAACGCTTTCGGCCGCCAGGTGGCCAGCTTTGAAGCCGACCTGACGGTGTTAGCCTTGCCGGATCCGACCCGGCCGTTTCACGCCGTGTTCATTCGGGCCCCGATCATCGAGGACATCGGCTCCCAGGTGGAGATTCTCGCCAGCCTGCCACCGGCTGCGCCCGGCGGGCAGCCAGTGATTGTCGCCGCCCGACAAGGTCGCTGGCTGGCGACTGCCTTCCATCCCGAACTTACGGGCGACGACCGCTTCCACGACTACTTCTGTCGGCAGGTGGCGGGGTGA
- the pdxS gene encoding pyridoxal 5'-phosphate synthase lyase subunit PdxS produces MEKEVGTFALKKGLAQMLKGGVIMDVVTPEHARLAEAAGAVSVMALERVPADIRVQGGIARMSDPGLIQSIMHSVSIPVMAKCRIGHFVEAQILEAIGVDYIDESEVLTPADENHHIDKHAFKVPFVCGCRDLGEALRRIGEGAAMIRTKGEAGTGDVVEAVRHARAVLGEIRRLQTMAPEELMAYAKEIGAPYDLVKDTRELGRLPVVNFAAGGVATPADAALMMQLGVDGVFVGSGIFKSGDPERRARAIVAAVTHYNDPQILAEVSKDLGEPMVGIGVSSLHESERLASRGW; encoded by the coding sequence GTGGAAAAGGAAGTCGGCACGTTCGCCTTGAAGAAAGGCCTGGCCCAGATGCTCAAGGGAGGCGTGATCATGGACGTGGTCACGCCAGAACACGCCCGGTTAGCCGAGGCGGCAGGGGCAGTGTCGGTCATGGCCCTGGAGCGCGTGCCGGCGGACATCCGGGTCCAGGGCGGGATCGCCCGCATGAGCGACCCGGGCCTGATCCAGAGCATCATGCATTCGGTCAGCATCCCGGTGATGGCCAAGTGCCGCATCGGGCACTTCGTTGAGGCCCAGATTCTCGAGGCCATCGGCGTCGACTACATCGACGAATCCGAGGTCTTGACCCCGGCCGATGAGAACCACCACATTGACAAACATGCCTTCAAGGTGCCGTTCGTATGTGGCTGCCGCGACCTGGGCGAGGCGCTGCGCCGCATCGGCGAAGGCGCGGCCATGATCCGGACCAAGGGCGAGGCCGGCACGGGTGACGTGGTCGAAGCCGTACGCCATGCTCGGGCCGTGCTGGGCGAGATCCGCCGACTGCAGACCATGGCCCCGGAAGAGCTAATGGCCTACGCCAAGGAGATCGGCGCGCCCTACGACCTGGTCAAGGACACCCGCGAGCTGGGCCGCCTGCCTGTGGTCAACTTCGCCGCCGGCGGGGTGGCTACCCCCGCCGATGCCGCCCTGATGATGCAGCTGGGCGTCGATGGGGTGTTCGTCGGATCAGGCATCTTCAAGTCCGGCGATCCTGAGCGGCGCGCCCGGGCGATCGTCGCCGCCGTCACCCACTACAACGATCCCCAGATCCTGGCCGAGGTCAGCAAGGACCTGGGCGAACCGATGGTCGGGATCGGCGTCAGCTCGCTGCACGAGTCCGAGCGCCTGGCCAGTCGCGGCTGGTAG
- a CDS encoding pyridoxamine 5'-phosphate oxidase family protein codes for MTDSDWTRLRRSDRAMPGEREIEALLARAQFGVTATSIDNQPFLHTSLYCYDPAARRIYIHTALDGRTRQNILQNPRVCFSVAEIGRLLPADTAMEFSNEYASVIVFGRARLVESDDEKQHGLQGLLDKHFPDRRPGRDYRPITQAELDATSVFAIEVDAWSGKQKQVRP; via the coding sequence ATGACCGACAGCGACTGGACTCGGCTGCGGCGCTCGGATCGGGCAATGCCCGGCGAGCGGGAAATCGAGGCTCTGCTCGCTCGGGCGCAGTTCGGCGTCACCGCCACCTCCATCGACAACCAGCCCTTTCTGCACACCAGCCTGTATTGCTACGACCCGGCCGCCCGCCGCATCTACATTCACACCGCCCTCGATGGCAGAACCCGGCAGAACATCCTCCAAAATCCGCGGGTGTGCTTCAGCGTTGCCGAGATCGGCCGCCTGCTCCCGGCCGACACCGCCATGGAGTTCAGCAACGAGTACGCCAGCGTGATCGTGTTTGGCCGGGCCCGCCTCGTTGAAAGCGATGATGAGAAGCAGCACGGCCTGCAAGGTCTGCTCGACAAGCACTTCCCGGACCGCCGGCCGGGGCGCGACTACCGGCCGATCACGCAGGCCGAGCTCGATGCGACGAGTGTCTTCGCCATCGAGGTCGACGCCTGGTCGGGCAAGCAGAAGCAGGTCAGGCCATGA